A genome region from Gossypium hirsutum isolate 1008001.06 chromosome A04, Gossypium_hirsutum_v2.1, whole genome shotgun sequence includes the following:
- the LOC121227889 gene encoding uncharacterized protein, with the protein MIVATLKEICKNELRVYATYNICQRGRKGVLKEKKGFYIDKYVNLWGYAVELISSNPGSTVSIQVYRDNDGKAIFYRLYACLAGLKQGWKEGYKPFIVIDGCFLNSVCKRELLAVVGRDGNNQMFPVAWAVEGEGKQSWKWFLENLMVDLDHPNEFT; encoded by the exons ATGATAGTGGCCACGCTAAAGGAGATTTGCAAAAATGAATTAAGAGTTTATGCTACTTATAACATATGTCAGAGAGGTCGGAAAGGGGTTCTTAAGGAGAAGAAGGGGTTTTACATAGATAAATATGTCAATCTGTGGGGGTATGCTGTTGAATTGATTTCTAGTAACCCTGGTAGCACTGTCTCAATTCAAGTATACAGAGACAATGATGGCAAAGCAATATTTTACAGGTTGTATGCCTGCTTAGCTGGTTTGAAACAAG gTTGGAAGGAGGGTTACAAACCATTCATTGTGATTGATGGTTGCTTCTTGAACTCAGTTTGCAAAAGGGAACTACTAGCTGTTGTTGGCAGGGATGGCAACAATCAAATGTTCCCTGTGGCATGGGCAGTTGAAGGGGAGGGCAAACAGTCATGGaaatggtttttagaaaatctgaTGGTGGATTTAGATCATCCAAATGAATTTACTTAG